Proteins encoded together in one Psychrobacter sp. 28M-43 window:
- a CDS encoding TetR/AcrR family transcriptional regulator: METFNQSDSLTQTRSLAPLSDMRPATLDKIEQAVRKVFAGFDANEVTMAQIAKSANVSLQTLYKYFGDKQTLFYTIMDIVLGRLAARIMDHLQGIDSVQDRLRKTLWVCFDFVDSHPDAVMVLSSVSASRIRNIAIYENKELIGAFLAVLEDGQNRGVLNDTVPLHILFDVFMGFISRLGLMHTIRQTETPLNAEFDALFVILWRAISKPEA; the protein is encoded by the coding sequence AGCCTCACGCAAACTCGATCTCTAGCGCCCCTATCCGATATGCGGCCCGCAACTTTGGATAAAATTGAACAGGCCGTTCGTAAAGTCTTTGCAGGATTTGACGCTAATGAGGTGACGATGGCGCAGATTGCAAAGTCTGCCAACGTCTCTTTGCAAACGCTCTACAAGTATTTCGGAGACAAGCAAACGCTGTTTTATACCATTATGGATATTGTGCTAGGCAGATTAGCCGCTCGAATTATGGATCATCTGCAAGGGATTGATAGCGTACAAGATCGTCTACGTAAGACGTTGTGGGTCTGCTTTGATTTTGTAGACTCGCATCCAGATGCGGTGATGGTGCTGTCTTCTGTCTCGGCCTCGCGTATACGTAATATCGCGATCTATGAAAACAAAGAGCTAATTGGCGCGTTTTTGGCGGTATTAGAAGATGGGCAAAATCGTGGGGTGCTTAATGACACCGTTCCACTGCACATACTGTTCGATGTGTTTATGGGGTTTATCAGTCGACTTGGTTTAATGCATACCATTCGCCAAACAGAAACACCGTTAAATGCAGAGTTTGATGCGCTATTTGTGATTTTATGGCGCGCCATCTCTAAACCTGAAGCTTAA
- a CDS encoding MDR family oxidoreductase, producing MFNAILIEKNDDVYQSNLTEIQDTQLPEGDVTVRVAYSTLNYKDGLAITGRSPVVRTFPMVPGIDLAGTVETSSHPRYKAGDKVLLNGWSVGEKYWGGLSQKARLNGDWLILLPESMTERQAMAIGTAGYTAMLCLIALERNGLTPERGEVLVTGANGGVGSFAIALLANQGYSVTASTGRLEEAEYLKSLGATTIIDRAELNSPGRALGKEKWAAAIDSVGSHTLANVCASTYEDGLVATCGLAQGMDFPATVAPFILRGVSLLGINSVTRPYDERVEAWQRLSTSLDMTQLDAITREIGLSEVIPTASELLDGKVRGRIVVDVNR from the coding sequence ATGTTCAATGCAATATTAATTGAAAAAAATGATGATGTTTATCAGTCTAATCTGACAGAGATACAGGATACACAATTGCCAGAAGGCGATGTCACAGTTCGTGTGGCATATAGCACGCTCAATTATAAAGATGGACTGGCTATCACGGGTCGTAGTCCTGTGGTACGCACATTCCCCATGGTTCCAGGGATTGATTTAGCGGGCACTGTCGAAACAAGCAGCCATCCTCGCTACAAAGCTGGCGACAAGGTGTTGTTAAATGGTTGGAGTGTGGGTGAGAAGTATTGGGGCGGTCTGTCACAAAAAGCGCGATTAAACGGTGACTGGCTTATCCTGCTCCCTGAATCGATGACTGAACGTCAAGCAATGGCAATAGGTACGGCAGGATATACTGCGATGCTTTGCTTGATCGCGTTAGAGCGTAATGGACTGACACCAGAGCGTGGCGAAGTATTGGTGACGGGTGCTAATGGCGGTGTTGGTAGCTTTGCCATCGCACTTTTAGCAAACCAAGGCTACTCTGTCACGGCTTCTACGGGTCGCCTAGAGGAAGCAGAATACTTAAAAAGCCTTGGTGCAACGACGATCATTGACCGAGCAGAGTTGAATAGTCCGGGACGTGCACTTGGTAAGGAGAAATGGGCTGCCGCAATTGATTCTGTTGGTAGTCATACGCTGGCCAACGTTTGTGCCAGTACGTATGAAGATGGTTTAGTCGCTACTTGTGGACTGGCTCAAGGCATGGATTTCCCTGCTACTGTTGCGCCATTTATTTTACGCGGTGTCAGTTTGCTTGGTATCAATAGTGTGACACGACCTTATGATGAGCGTGTAGAAGCATGGCAGCGTTTGAGTACAAGTTTGGATATGACGCAATTGGATGCAATCACCAGAGAGATTGGTCTAAGCGAAGTCATTCCGACAGCAAGCGAGTTATTGGATGGCAAGGTTCGTGGTCGAATAGTCGTTGATGTCAATCGTTAG
- a CDS encoding TetR/AcrR family transcriptional regulator produces the protein MTITKPKARRGRPPNVEREFTDTREALLRSGMEMLTEQGFATTGIDAILKRINVPKGSFYNYFKNKEAFGQEVLRQYALYFARKLDHCFLNEQVSPMQRISDFVEDAKSGMIKHEFRRGCLVGNLGQEIVVLPESFRCELENILLDWQKRLAACLRLAIQQGQIHPNSDCDELAAFFWIGWEGAVLRAKLVQDVGPLDTFFRGFVAGIQK, from the coding sequence ATGACGATTACTAAGCCAAAAGCCCGTCGAGGGCGTCCACCCAATGTTGAACGCGAGTTTACGGATACCCGTGAAGCTCTTTTGAGATCTGGGATGGAGATGCTGACAGAGCAAGGTTTTGCGACCACTGGTATCGATGCCATACTCAAACGTATCAATGTGCCTAAGGGTTCTTTCTATAATTACTTCAAAAACAAAGAAGCATTTGGACAGGAGGTATTGCGGCAATACGCGTTGTATTTCGCTCGCAAGCTAGATCATTGTTTTTTGAATGAGCAAGTATCTCCCATGCAGCGTATTAGTGACTTTGTTGAAGATGCTAAGTCGGGAATGATCAAGCATGAATTTCGACGCGGCTGCTTAGTAGGCAACTTAGGTCAAGAGATTGTCGTGTTGCCTGAGAGTTTTCGTTGTGAGTTAGAAAACATACTGCTTGATTGGCAAAAGCGTTTAGCGGCTTGCTTGCGTCTTGCAATACAACAAGGACAAATACATCCTAATAGTGATTGTGATGAGCTGGCTGCTTTTTTTTGGATCGGTTGGGAAGGTGCGGTTCTGCGTGCTAAGTTGGTGCAAGATGTCGGTCCATTAGATACTTTTTTCCGAGGTTTTGTAGCAGGAATACAGAAGTAA
- a CDS encoding alpha/beta hydrolase: protein MMCPIENKDTFLLFFHGLDLSNETSKYTCITREPKYCQTVNYRESFAEIFEIYDALIREKIARYPRVVLAGHSLGGWFANHFAHKYNLHALLIAPCIYPNEVLADRIPVVADMKLSFPTTNTEMVRVMVEVDDESLDVAVARRTLVNLPDSWDVDYFAGGHHRIARSSDIWYHVTHLCEDPIVWMDEATYHGED, encoded by the coding sequence ATGATGTGTCCTATCGAAAATAAAGATACGTTTTTATTGTTTTTTCATGGCCTTGATTTAAGCAATGAGACCAGTAAATATACCTGTATCACACGTGAGCCTAAATATTGCCAAACGGTCAATTATCGAGAGAGTTTTGCAGAAATATTTGAGATTTATGATGCTTTGATTCGTGAGAAAATCGCACGGTATCCGCGTGTGGTGTTGGCAGGGCATTCGCTTGGCGGCTGGTTTGCCAATCATTTTGCCCATAAATATAACTTGCACGCGCTATTGATTGCGCCTTGTATCTATCCAAATGAGGTATTGGCTGACCGTATCCCAGTAGTGGCTGATATGAAGCTGTCTTTTCCCACGACCAATACCGAGATGGTGCGGGTGATGGTAGAAGTCGATGATGAAAGTCTTGATGTGGCAGTGGCTAGACGAACCTTAGTGAATCTACCTGATAGCTGGGACGTCGATTATTTTGCAGGCGGTCATCACCGTATCGCTCGTAGTAGTGATATTTGGTATCACGTAACTCATCTGTGCGAAGATCCCATCGTTTGGATGGATGAGGCAACATATCATGGTGAAGACTAA
- a CDS encoding sugar transporter, protein MTHNLEASSNARRTQYFQVFLMGVSAFIMNTTEFVPVALLSDIAQDFSITAAETGWMLTLYAWIVAAMSLPLMLLTSRFERKRLLLGLFAVFIASHVLSVFAWSFDVLLISRVGIALSHAIFWSITAAIAIRVAPEGKKAMALSVLATGTSLAMVLGVPLGRLVGQWFGWRATFGGIGVIALIVFILQARLLPTLPSMFEGSFRKIPELLKNPLLVCLYLLILLVFTAHYTAYSYIEPFMRQVGNISENAATFVLLLFGAAGIVGSVIFSRWGDRFNTRLMLISTILMLVSMLALLLAVTSVWALSFIALLWGAALMLLIISMQAKVIMVDVNAQDMLMSMFSGIINLGIGTGALFGGYAVTHISLSSVGYTGAAIAVVALFLMLFMIKRFPELSKRLG, encoded by the coding sequence ATGACACATAACCTTGAGGCCAGCTCAAACGCTCGCCGAACTCAGTATTTTCAAGTATTTTTGATGGGCGTTAGTGCCTTTATTATGAACACCACAGAATTTGTCCCTGTGGCCCTGTTGAGCGATATTGCCCAAGACTTCTCTATTACGGCGGCAGAGACTGGCTGGATGTTGACACTCTATGCTTGGATTGTCGCAGCAATGTCATTGCCACTAATGCTATTGACCAGTCGATTTGAGCGCAAGCGCTTGCTCTTGGGGCTTTTTGCCGTATTTATTGCCAGTCACGTACTTTCCGTATTTGCATGGAGCTTTGATGTGCTGCTCATTAGTCGAGTGGGGATTGCTTTATCGCATGCGATATTTTGGTCGATCACAGCTGCTATCGCGATACGCGTCGCACCTGAAGGCAAAAAAGCCATGGCGCTTAGCGTACTGGCGACGGGTACGTCGTTAGCAATGGTACTGGGTGTACCACTGGGCCGTTTAGTCGGACAATGGTTTGGTTGGCGGGCTACATTTGGCGGTATTGGCGTCATTGCCTTAATTGTATTTATTCTACAAGCGAGACTCTTACCAACGCTACCTAGTATGTTTGAAGGGTCTTTTAGAAAGATTCCAGAACTCCTCAAAAATCCCTTATTGGTCTGTCTGTACCTGCTTATCTTATTGGTCTTTACAGCGCACTATACGGCTTATTCTTATATAGAACCATTCATGCGCCAAGTCGGTAATATCAGTGAAAACGCTGCAACTTTTGTACTGTTATTATTCGGTGCAGCTGGAATTGTAGGCAGTGTTATTTTCAGTCGGTGGGGCGATCGGTTCAATACCAGATTGATGCTAATATCGACCATACTGATGCTCGTGTCTATGCTTGCGCTGTTGCTAGCAGTGACCTCTGTATGGGCGCTCAGCTTTATCGCCTTACTGTGGGGCGCGGCACTCATGCTACTTATTATCTCAATGCAGGCCAAAGTCATCATGGTCGATGTCAATGCGCAAGACATGCTGATGTCGATGTTCTCAGGTATTATTAATTTAGGAATTGGTACGGGTGCGCTATTTGGTGGTTATGCCGTCACGCACATTTCACTATCTAGCGTAGGGTACACAGGTGCGGCTATCGCAGTTGTGGCATTATTCTTAATGCTATTTATGATCAAACGTTTTCCTGAATTGAGTAAGCGACTTGGCTAG
- a CDS encoding YbfB/YjiJ family MFS transporter, translating into MPDGMTQQDSPDQRNHDNTAPLKLGRLHYAWIVAATGSVAMFCGLGLGRFAFGMLLPSMSSSLGLNYTQSGILGFTNLIGYLVAVLLSHFMLPRLGTRTTATASLLLITVSMLGMAFTTSFPILCALYVLTGIGSGGVVLPMMSVMSHWFFPSHRGLALGLVMAGPGFGIILSGFVVPKLLPISTLLSWQTGWLIFAVINIAVAWLTFALIRNHPDDVSQSPFGRAPTLPVKNKKKLERSNIKLLVHLGVIFAIYGATYMVYVTFIVTSMVGSYQLSEAAAGSVWAWIGLLSMFSGMLFGWISDHIGRRLGLALAFFFLAIAYLLVGLTDWSLGLYLSIILFGLVVWSVPVIMAASAGDYFGPAAAASALAALTFAFSGGQALGPVAAGYLAEVTGDFSISYMISGIAAFVALGLALLLRPQKQA; encoded by the coding sequence ATGCCTGATGGAATGACTCAACAAGACAGTCCAGATCAAAGAAATCATGATAACACTGCGCCTCTTAAGCTAGGCAGATTACATTACGCTTGGATCGTTGCTGCAACAGGCTCTGTAGCAATGTTCTGCGGACTAGGATTGGGACGATTCGCATTTGGCATGTTACTGCCATCCATGTCATCCTCTTTAGGATTAAATTATACTCAAAGCGGAATCTTGGGATTCACTAACCTAATAGGATATCTCGTTGCGGTGCTTTTAAGCCATTTTATGCTGCCTCGGTTGGGTACTCGAACGACTGCGACGGCAAGCCTTCTCTTGATTACAGTCTCTATGCTTGGTATGGCTTTTACCACCAGTTTTCCAATACTTTGCGCACTCTATGTGCTGACGGGTATTGGTAGCGGCGGCGTAGTCTTACCAATGATGAGCGTCATGTCGCATTGGTTTTTTCCTTCACACCGCGGGCTTGCTCTAGGACTGGTCATGGCTGGGCCTGGATTTGGTATCATTTTATCGGGCTTTGTCGTACCCAAACTCTTACCTATCTCTACTCTACTGTCTTGGCAGACAGGTTGGCTAATTTTTGCCGTGATTAATATTGCGGTGGCTTGGCTTACTTTCGCTTTGATTCGCAATCATCCAGACGATGTCAGCCAAAGCCCTTTTGGGCGCGCACCTACCTTACCTGTTAAAAATAAGAAAAAGCTAGAACGTAGCAATATTAAGCTGCTCGTACATTTAGGTGTCATCTTTGCTATTTATGGTGCTACTTATATGGTTTACGTTACCTTCATCGTGACCAGCATGGTTGGCTCGTATCAATTAAGTGAAGCAGCTGCTGGTAGTGTTTGGGCATGGATTGGACTGCTTAGCATGTTTTCAGGGATGTTATTTGGCTGGATTTCTGACCATATTGGTAGACGCCTTGGTCTGGCGCTGGCTTTTTTCTTTCTAGCCATCGCTTATCTGCTAGTCGGACTGACTGATTGGAGTTTGGGACTATATTTGTCCATTATCTTGTTTGGTTTAGTAGTGTGGAGTGTGCCTGTCATTATGGCAGCTTCTGCAGGCGATTATTTCGGTCCTGCGGCGGCGGCAAGTGCACTCGCAGCGCTGACTTTTGCTTTTTCAGGTGGACAGGCTCTCGGGCCAGTGGCAGCAGGCTATCTCGCAGAAGTCACTGGTGACTTTAGTATTAGTTATATGATATCTGGT